A region of Oryzias latipes chromosome 18, ASM223467v1 DNA encodes the following proteins:
- the LOC101157326 gene encoding F-box only protein 41 isoform X1, whose product MLCLPPPPTVMSSSSEMPYFCPRCGDRSRFSSVPELRAHLVSRHTYETLLLLSQARVRSSRPAGLLPLPGPAVTQSSGSTRASEPSSLPPPLTGLDLAPSSASLQLLRQMFGPSDPALLVSVGGSEEPSSALVPSGSVDQFPAQRLRQVEVRLGLDLLPSVRIGLEERLGLGLDRKIARTFAEVEERVNKRVAQLKAELRKREAELKWERRGRERLKSEKKEAEERAAFLSRQISAAVEMMERLKKDLRRKDQELRERRQEVENIEAFLRLTAEKEADAKSRLQVFIEMLLERADRAERRLLLLASNHAPYALPKAYSPEGGWSLDGSRDGVLCSRFQESMGNRRSYSVSASCGLEEQRYGQNHSSLTRQMRTSSLGSGGWDCEGLSNLLYPAHCSPAWTQRDRFWVEDEGWGRTWSKRNLHHRSAEEEEDEEVWSSRRTYTPGSDSPSSLLSTPSRRYGDRQLGAGSLKMRAGLFCVFPYLDVRSLLRAAEVCSDWRFVARHPAVWTRVRLEDSRVSADFLSVLSQWCSQTQSLVLKNLKPQSRRADESREDHHKNTRGALEPGLEALLRSAGGSLLRLSIIQCPHILTDRTLWLASCYGRNLQALVYRSSSDPPGQEVLWALGAGCRDLSSLQVAPVHPCQQPTRFGNRCLQTIGRCWPHLCVLSVGGASCSTQGLAAVAQSCSQLQVLELERVPDLSLQAATALCRAGLRSLQTLILTHTPVSGQAVLHFHSVCKNLRSIIVEVSAADYFEEPDTQEAKHLFGEILSTLKVLQTRPGLSDVLQVKGQGFC is encoded by the exons ATGCTTTGTCTCCCGCCCCCCCCCACAGTCATGTCTTCCTCCTCGGAGATGCCGTACTTCTGCCCTCGCTGTGGAGACCGCTCCCGCTTCTCGTCGGTGCCGGAGCTGCGGGCGCACCTGGTCAGCCGGCACACCTATGAGACCCTGCTGCTGCTCTCACAG GCTCGGGTCAGAAGTTCTCGACCCGCcgggctcctccccctccccggTCCGGCGGTGACCCAGAGCTCCGGCTCCACCCGGGCCTCAGAGCCCTCCAGCCTTCCGCCCCCCCTGACCGGCCTGGACCTGGCGCCGTCGTCTgcctccctgcagctgctcaggCAGATGTTCGGCCCGTCTGACCCGGCTCTGCTGGTCTCGGTGGGAGGTTCAGAGGAGCCGTCCTCCGCTCTGGTACCATCCGGGTCGGTGGACCAGTTTCCAGCGCAGAGGCTGAGGCAGGTGGAGGTCCGTCTGGGACTGGACCTGCTGCCGTCGGTGCGGATCGGGCTGGAGGAGCGGCTGGGTCTGGGCCTGGATCGTAAAATCGCTCGAACCTTCGCAGAGGTGGAAGAGAGAGTCAACAAACGCGTGGCTCAGCTGAAGGCGGAGCTAAGGAAAAGGGAGGCGGAGCTTAAGTGGGAGAGGCGAGGCAGAGAACGACTGAAAAGTGAGAAGAAGGAGGCGGAGGAGAGGGCGGCGTTCCTCTCCAGACAG ATTTCTGCTGCTGTGGAGATGATGGAGCGGCTGAAGAAAGACCTGAGGAGGAAAGATCAGGAGCTGAGAGAACGACGACA GGAGGTGGAGAACATCGAGGCGTTCCTGAGGCTGACGGCGGAGAAGGAGGCGGACGCCAAAAGCAGACTGCAG GTCTTCATCGAGATGCTGCTGGAACGAGCCGATCGTGCAGAAAGACGCCTGCTGCTGCTCGCCTCTAACCACGCCCCCTACGCTCTCCCCAAGGCGTACTCGCCTGAGGGGGGGTGGAGTCTGGACGGAAGCAGGGACGGCGTTCTCTGCAGCCGGTTCCAGGAATCCATGGGGAACAGG AGGAGCTACAGCGTATCGGCCTCCTGCGGTCTGGAGGAGCAGCGGTACGGCCAGAACCACAGCAG CCTGACCAGACAGATGAGGACCTCGTCTCTGGGCTCGGGGGGCTGGGACTGTGAGGGGCTCTCCAACCTGCTCTACCCAGCTCACTGCTCTCCAGCCTGGACTCAGAGGGACCGGTTCTG GGTGGAGGACGAAGGATGGGGAAGAACATGGAGCAAAAGAAACCTTCATCATCGCAgcgctgaggaggaggaagacgaggaaGTGTGGAGCAGTAGGAGGACTTACACACCTGGGTCAG ACAGCCCCTCCTCTCTCCTCTCCACCCCCTCCCGTCGCTATGGAGACAGGCAGCTGGGGGCTGGGTCCCTGAAGATGAGGGCGGGGCTCTTCTGTGTCTTTCCATATTTGGACGTGCGCTCGTTGCTGCGTGCGGCTGAGGTGTGCTCCGATTGGCGCTTCGTTGCCAGACATCCGGCGGTCTGGACACGAGTCCGACTGGAAGACAGCAGAGTGTCGGCGGAT TTTCTCAGCGTTTTGTCTCAGTGGTGCTCCCAAACCCAAAGCCTGGTTCTGAAGAACCTGAAGCCTCAAAGCCGCCGAGCAGACGAGAGCCGAGAGGATCACCACAAAAACACACG GGGAGCCTTGGAGCCGGGGTTGGAGGCTCTGCTGAGGTCAGCAGGGGGCAGTCTGCTCCGCCTGTCAATCATCCAGTGTCCACACATCCTCACCGACAGGACTCTGTGGCTCGCCAGCTGCTACGGCCGGAACCTGCAGGCGCTGGTATACAG GAGTTCCTCTGATCCTCCGGGACAGGAAGTCCTCTGGGCTCTGGGAGCTGGCTGCAGGGATCTCAGCAGCCTGCAGGTGGCGCCGGTTCATCCGTG CCAACAGCCGACCCGTTTTGGTAACCGCTGCCTGCAGACGATTGGTAGATGCTGGCCACACCTCTGCGTTCTCAGTGTGGGCGGGGCCAGCTGTAGCACTCAGGGATTGGCTGCTGTAG CTCAGAGCTGCTCTCAGCTGCAGGTTCTGGAGCTGGAGCGCGTTCCCGACCTCAGCCTGCAGGCGGCGACGGCGCTCTGCAGAGCGGGCCTGAGGAGCCTGCAGACGCTCATCCTGACGCACACGCCCGTCAGCGGCCAGGCCGTCCTGCACTTCCACA GTGTGTGCAAGAATCTGCGGTCCATCATCGTGGAGGTCTCAGCTGCAGATTACTTTGAGGAACCAGACACTCAGGAAGCCAAACATCTGTTTGGAGAGATTCTCAGCACACTGAAG GTTCTGCAGACTCGTCCAGGTCTCAGTGACGTTctgcaggtcaaaggtcaggggTTCTGCTGA
- the LOC101157326 gene encoding F-box only protein 41 isoform X2 yields MSSSSEMPYFCPRCGDRSRFSSVPELRAHLVSRHTYETLLLLSQARVRSSRPAGLLPLPGPAVTQSSGSTRASEPSSLPPPLTGLDLAPSSASLQLLRQMFGPSDPALLVSVGGSEEPSSALVPSGSVDQFPAQRLRQVEVRLGLDLLPSVRIGLEERLGLGLDRKIARTFAEVEERVNKRVAQLKAELRKREAELKWERRGRERLKSEKKEAEERAAFLSRQISAAVEMMERLKKDLRRKDQELRERRQEVENIEAFLRLTAEKEADAKSRLQVFIEMLLERADRAERRLLLLASNHAPYALPKAYSPEGGWSLDGSRDGVLCSRFQESMGNRRSYSVSASCGLEEQRYGQNHSSLTRQMRTSSLGSGGWDCEGLSNLLYPAHCSPAWTQRDRFWVEDEGWGRTWSKRNLHHRSAEEEEDEEVWSSRRTYTPGSDSPSSLLSTPSRRYGDRQLGAGSLKMRAGLFCVFPYLDVRSLLRAAEVCSDWRFVARHPAVWTRVRLEDSRVSADFLSVLSQWCSQTQSLVLKNLKPQSRRADESREDHHKNTRGALEPGLEALLRSAGGSLLRLSIIQCPHILTDRTLWLASCYGRNLQALVYRSSSDPPGQEVLWALGAGCRDLSSLQVAPVHPCQQPTRFGNRCLQTIGRCWPHLCVLSVGGASCSTQGLAAVAQSCSQLQVLELERVPDLSLQAATALCRAGLRSLQTLILTHTPVSGQAVLHFHSVCKNLRSIIVEVSAADYFEEPDTQEAKHLFGEILSTLKVLQTRPGLSDVLQVKGQGFC; encoded by the exons ATGTCTTCCTCCTCGGAGATGCCGTACTTCTGCCCTCGCTGTGGAGACCGCTCCCGCTTCTCGTCGGTGCCGGAGCTGCGGGCGCACCTGGTCAGCCGGCACACCTATGAGACCCTGCTGCTGCTCTCACAG GCTCGGGTCAGAAGTTCTCGACCCGCcgggctcctccccctccccggTCCGGCGGTGACCCAGAGCTCCGGCTCCACCCGGGCCTCAGAGCCCTCCAGCCTTCCGCCCCCCCTGACCGGCCTGGACCTGGCGCCGTCGTCTgcctccctgcagctgctcaggCAGATGTTCGGCCCGTCTGACCCGGCTCTGCTGGTCTCGGTGGGAGGTTCAGAGGAGCCGTCCTCCGCTCTGGTACCATCCGGGTCGGTGGACCAGTTTCCAGCGCAGAGGCTGAGGCAGGTGGAGGTCCGTCTGGGACTGGACCTGCTGCCGTCGGTGCGGATCGGGCTGGAGGAGCGGCTGGGTCTGGGCCTGGATCGTAAAATCGCTCGAACCTTCGCAGAGGTGGAAGAGAGAGTCAACAAACGCGTGGCTCAGCTGAAGGCGGAGCTAAGGAAAAGGGAGGCGGAGCTTAAGTGGGAGAGGCGAGGCAGAGAACGACTGAAAAGTGAGAAGAAGGAGGCGGAGGAGAGGGCGGCGTTCCTCTCCAGACAG ATTTCTGCTGCTGTGGAGATGATGGAGCGGCTGAAGAAAGACCTGAGGAGGAAAGATCAGGAGCTGAGAGAACGACGACA GGAGGTGGAGAACATCGAGGCGTTCCTGAGGCTGACGGCGGAGAAGGAGGCGGACGCCAAAAGCAGACTGCAG GTCTTCATCGAGATGCTGCTGGAACGAGCCGATCGTGCAGAAAGACGCCTGCTGCTGCTCGCCTCTAACCACGCCCCCTACGCTCTCCCCAAGGCGTACTCGCCTGAGGGGGGGTGGAGTCTGGACGGAAGCAGGGACGGCGTTCTCTGCAGCCGGTTCCAGGAATCCATGGGGAACAGG AGGAGCTACAGCGTATCGGCCTCCTGCGGTCTGGAGGAGCAGCGGTACGGCCAGAACCACAGCAG CCTGACCAGACAGATGAGGACCTCGTCTCTGGGCTCGGGGGGCTGGGACTGTGAGGGGCTCTCCAACCTGCTCTACCCAGCTCACTGCTCTCCAGCCTGGACTCAGAGGGACCGGTTCTG GGTGGAGGACGAAGGATGGGGAAGAACATGGAGCAAAAGAAACCTTCATCATCGCAgcgctgaggaggaggaagacgaggaaGTGTGGAGCAGTAGGAGGACTTACACACCTGGGTCAG ACAGCCCCTCCTCTCTCCTCTCCACCCCCTCCCGTCGCTATGGAGACAGGCAGCTGGGGGCTGGGTCCCTGAAGATGAGGGCGGGGCTCTTCTGTGTCTTTCCATATTTGGACGTGCGCTCGTTGCTGCGTGCGGCTGAGGTGTGCTCCGATTGGCGCTTCGTTGCCAGACATCCGGCGGTCTGGACACGAGTCCGACTGGAAGACAGCAGAGTGTCGGCGGAT TTTCTCAGCGTTTTGTCTCAGTGGTGCTCCCAAACCCAAAGCCTGGTTCTGAAGAACCTGAAGCCTCAAAGCCGCCGAGCAGACGAGAGCCGAGAGGATCACCACAAAAACACACG GGGAGCCTTGGAGCCGGGGTTGGAGGCTCTGCTGAGGTCAGCAGGGGGCAGTCTGCTCCGCCTGTCAATCATCCAGTGTCCACACATCCTCACCGACAGGACTCTGTGGCTCGCCAGCTGCTACGGCCGGAACCTGCAGGCGCTGGTATACAG GAGTTCCTCTGATCCTCCGGGACAGGAAGTCCTCTGGGCTCTGGGAGCTGGCTGCAGGGATCTCAGCAGCCTGCAGGTGGCGCCGGTTCATCCGTG CCAACAGCCGACCCGTTTTGGTAACCGCTGCCTGCAGACGATTGGTAGATGCTGGCCACACCTCTGCGTTCTCAGTGTGGGCGGGGCCAGCTGTAGCACTCAGGGATTGGCTGCTGTAG CTCAGAGCTGCTCTCAGCTGCAGGTTCTGGAGCTGGAGCGCGTTCCCGACCTCAGCCTGCAGGCGGCGACGGCGCTCTGCAGAGCGGGCCTGAGGAGCCTGCAGACGCTCATCCTGACGCACACGCCCGTCAGCGGCCAGGCCGTCCTGCACTTCCACA GTGTGTGCAAGAATCTGCGGTCCATCATCGTGGAGGTCTCAGCTGCAGATTACTTTGAGGAACCAGACACTCAGGAAGCCAAACATCTGTTTGGAGAGATTCTCAGCACACTGAAG GTTCTGCAGACTCGTCCAGGTCTCAGTGACGTTctgcaggtcaaaggtcaggggTTCTGCTGA
- the LOC101157090 gene encoding early growth response protein 4-like codes for MLLERDDSFMSEFEDACSAWVDSVGSSPSDVADSDVGSPFSQVVSPGTDASDSDFFSDFSECSSDTLSPSFSYTGSFFTDPEPVPAAGLSSTADAILNMITEIVGICTEMEQQQKAAPSCTAPPLYSPAVTVAPQDSAPQGPPAPASLPATVKSESLAPSCCGGPAAAVPGPADSLPPLADVADMIESLLSSEGGQADPRLACEVKQEPLGLEDWLRSLGGAGGDPGAYVISRPAVKTELVSGGGDLFCAPSTLDAHMLSSLLQGAFPMVNISSVHAGPPAKPARGGRRAPARNGLKVKPFPCSVQGCERRFSRSDELNRHVRIHTGQKPFQCTICARSFSRSDHLTTHTRTHTGEKPFSCDVCGKRFARSDERKRHGRVHVKQQLRAQMMAAYSLALNSTGV; via the exons ATGCTTCTGGAGCGCGACGACAGCTTCATGTCAGAGTTTGAGGACGCCTGCAGCGCCTGGGTGGACAGCGTGGGTTCGAGCCCCAGCGACGTAGCGGACTCGGACGTGGGGTCCCCGTTTAGCCAAG TCGTTTCTCCGGGAACCGACGCCTCCGACTCAGACTTCTTCTCAGACTTCAGCGAGTGCTCCTCGGACACGCTCTCCCCGTCCTTCAGCTACACCGGCAGCTTCTTCACCGATCCGGAGCCGGTACCGGCGGCGGGCCTGAGCAGCACCGCGGACGCCATCCTCAACATGATCACGGAGATCGTTGGGATCTGCACCGagatggagcagcagcagaaggcCGCCCCCTCATGCACCGCCCCCCCGCTTTATTCCCCCGCCGTCACCGTGGCCCCCCAGGACTCGGCCCCTCAGGGGCCCCCCGCCCCCGCCTCCCTTCCTGCTACCGTGAAGAGCGAGTCTTTGGCTCCCAGCTGCTGCGGCGGCCCCGCGGCAGCGGTACCGGGCCCCGCGGACTCCCTGCCGCCGCTGGCGGACGTGGCGGACATGATCGAGTCTCTGCTGAGCTCGGAGGGGGGGCAGGCCGACCCCCGGCTGGCCTGCGAGGTCAAGCAGGAGCCGCTGGGGCTGGAGGACTGGCTGCGGAGCCTAGGGGGGGCCGGGGGGGATCCCGGCGCCTACGTCATCAGCAGGCCGGCAGTCAAGACGGAGCTCGTGTCGGGCGGGGGCGACCTCTTCTGCGCCCCCTCCACCCTGGATGCGCACATGCTGTCGTCCCTTCTGCAGGGTGCGTTCCCGATGGTCAACATCAGCAGCGTGCacgcagggccccccgccaagcCTGCCCGCGGGGGTCGGAGGGCCCCCGCCCGGAACGGGCTGAAGGTGAAGCCGTTCCCGTGCTCCGTGCAGGGCTGCGAGCGCCGCTTCTCGCGCTCGGACGAGCTCAACAGGCACGTGCGCATCCACACCGGCCAGAAGCCCTTCCAGTGCACGATCTGCGCGCGCAGCTTCAGCCGCAGCGACCACCTGACCACGCACACGCGCACGCACACGGGGGAGAAGCCGTTCTCCTGCGACGTGTGCGGGAAGAGGTTTGCGCGTAGCGACGAGAGGAAGAGGCACGGGCGCGTGCAcgtgaagcagcagctgcgcGCGCAGATGATGGCCGCCTACTCCCTGGCTCTGAACTCCACTGGTGTCTAA